A single region of the Demequina sp. genome encodes:
- a CDS encoding alpha/beta-hydrolase family protein, with product MTVTETKARKLPKLLSASDQRGGADKRPPHAFAVSYNGWGLLGALLFFSASLVPSLLPRSGVLQGLVTGITAVIGYGLACAFVAIWHYLEAPVPRGKVRRWTILVLAGLLAVGLGFSIWKYVGWQNESRNLMGMEPLSPLVWPTILIVGALTFWLLLAAGRAFRTLFRWGGNKIDKWLPRRLAVTLNAVVMLLIIWGLLSGAIIDAFFWGANAIFSTRDSGDKPFATQPMDEFHSGGPGSLVAWDELGRQGRDFVSRTPEVDDINAVTGGGALEPIRVYVGLKSGETVQDRADLLLKELQRTGAFDRKAIIIGSTTGTGWLDPNAMDPIDYMFNGDDAIAGMQYSYLPSWISLFADSAITKETALTMFTTIHDYWVTLPEDSRPKLYLFGLSLGSFGVEGVLTDVDIVNAPFDGALMAGPPFLNPLHTQITDDRDEGTPAWNPWYNEGRTVRFTAQEDLLKRNEGVWGPNTRLVYLQHGTDGVVWFSPSLLYRSPDWLKPGERAPDVSDEMTWVPIVSFWQAAVDLAAAGGVPSGYGHEYSVRDYTQAWAGVFNIDGWTDAQTDAVATAVQAEHDEFDAAIEAQDS from the coding sequence ATGACCGTCACCGAGACCAAGGCGCGCAAGCTGCCCAAACTGCTGTCAGCGTCGGACCAGCGGGGTGGCGCCGACAAGCGCCCGCCCCACGCCTTCGCGGTCTCCTACAACGGCTGGGGCCTGCTCGGCGCCCTGCTGTTCTTCAGCGCGTCCCTGGTGCCGTCGCTGCTGCCGCGCTCCGGCGTGCTGCAGGGCCTCGTCACCGGCATCACCGCGGTCATCGGTTACGGGCTCGCGTGCGCGTTCGTGGCGATTTGGCACTATCTGGAGGCGCCGGTTCCCCGCGGCAAGGTCCGACGCTGGACGATCCTTGTGCTCGCGGGTCTCCTTGCCGTTGGGCTGGGTTTCAGCATCTGGAAGTACGTTGGCTGGCAGAACGAGTCGCGCAACCTCATGGGCATGGAGCCACTGTCACCCCTGGTATGGCCCACTATTCTGATTGTCGGCGCGCTCACGTTCTGGCTGCTGCTCGCGGCCGGCCGGGCGTTCCGCACCCTGTTCCGCTGGGGCGGCAACAAGATCGACAAGTGGCTGCCACGCCGCCTCGCGGTCACGCTCAACGCGGTAGTGATGCTCCTCATCATCTGGGGCCTGCTCTCCGGCGCGATCATCGACGCGTTCTTCTGGGGCGCGAATGCGATCTTCTCCACGCGGGACTCCGGCGACAAACCGTTCGCCACCCAGCCCATGGACGAGTTCCACTCCGGCGGGCCCGGATCGCTCGTGGCGTGGGACGAGCTTGGCCGCCAGGGTCGCGACTTCGTCTCCCGCACGCCGGAGGTCGACGACATCAACGCCGTCACGGGCGGCGGCGCACTCGAGCCCATCCGCGTCTACGTTGGCCTCAAGTCCGGCGAGACCGTCCAGGACCGCGCGGACCTCTTGCTCAAGGAGCTGCAACGCACGGGCGCCTTCGACCGCAAGGCGATCATCATCGGCTCCACCACCGGAACCGGTTGGCTGGACCCGAACGCGATGGACCCAATTGACTACATGTTCAACGGCGACGACGCGATCGCGGGGATGCAGTACTCGTACCTGCCCAGCTGGATCTCGCTGTTCGCGGACTCCGCGATCACCAAAGAGACCGCGCTCACCATGTTCACGACCATTCACGACTACTGGGTGACGCTTCCCGAGGACTCACGGCCCAAGCTCTACCTCTTCGGGCTGTCGCTCGGCTCCTTCGGCGTGGAGGGCGTGCTGACCGACGTCGACATCGTCAACGCCCCATTCGACGGCGCGCTCATGGCCGGGCCGCCGTTCCTCAACCCTCTCCACACTCAGATCACCGACGACCGCGACGAGGGCACTCCCGCGTGGAACCCCTGGTACAACGAGGGCCGCACCGTCCGCTTCACCGCCCAGGAGGATCTGCTCAAGCGCAACGAGGGGGTGTGGGGCCCCAACACTCGCCTGGTCTACCTGCAGCATGGGACCGACGGCGTTGTCTGGTTCTCGCCGAGCCTCCTGTACCGCTCGCCCGACTGGCTCAAGCCCGGCGAGCGCGCACCGGACGTCTCCGACGAGATGACATGGGTGCCGATCGTGTCGTTCTGGCAGGCGGCCGTTGACCTCGCCGCGGCGGGCGGCGTGCCGTCCGGCTATGGCCACGAGTATTCGGTGCGCGACTACACCCAGGCGTGGGCCGGGGTCTTCAACATCGACGGCTGGACCGATGCGCAGACCGACGCCGTTGCCACCGCCGTCCAGGCGGAGCACGACGAGTTCGACGCGGCGATCGAGGCCCAGGACAGCTAG
- a CDS encoding cation:proton antiporter, with amino-acid sequence MLHHAPLLMTIAVGLVLAFALGFGAQKLNLSPIVGYLVAGVVVGPYTAGYVADGEIASQLAEIGVILLMFGVGLHFSIKDLLAVKKVAIPGAIAQIAVATVLGTGLGLMLGWNVGASLLFGLTLSTASTVVLLRALEDRQLLDTRGGHIAIGWLIVEDLAMVIALVAIPVIAADGGGSTSLGRELLWTLVKVSAFVALMIIVGRRVVPWMLAKVAATGSRELFTLGVLALGIGVAVGAAYLFDVSFALGAFFAGMILKESELAHRAANDSLPMRDAFAVLFFVSVGMLFDWHILIERPLAVVATVLVIVVGKSVVAYVLVRALRYARSMALVIAAALAQIGEFSFILLTMGEDLHILDQEAQSLVLAGAIISIVMNPALFAWASRAYRASHGPGVGEAGVASVVVVGYGRVGARVAAGLWDSEVDITVIDDDETRIQKIRSEGHDAVLGNAVRQAVQRAAGVESAEALILAIPDPLNAGAIIDTAKGLNPNILVLARGLRDSDVEYLTAHGANRVILGVHEVADIMIDAVTPGGESITQA; translated from the coding sequence ATGTTGCACCATGCTCCCCTGCTGATGACCATCGCGGTGGGCCTGGTACTGGCCTTCGCCCTCGGCTTCGGAGCGCAGAAGCTCAATCTCTCGCCTATCGTCGGCTATCTCGTGGCCGGAGTCGTGGTGGGCCCGTATACCGCCGGCTACGTCGCGGACGGCGAGATCGCATCCCAGCTCGCGGAGATCGGCGTGATCCTGCTGATGTTCGGGGTGGGTCTGCACTTCTCCATCAAGGACCTCCTCGCCGTCAAGAAGGTTGCAATACCAGGCGCGATAGCGCAGATCGCGGTCGCGACCGTGCTAGGCACCGGGCTGGGCCTGATGCTGGGCTGGAACGTGGGAGCTTCGCTGCTCTTTGGCCTCACGCTCTCCACCGCGTCCACCGTGGTGCTGCTACGGGCCCTCGAGGATCGCCAGCTGCTGGACACCCGCGGTGGCCACATCGCTATCGGCTGGCTCATCGTCGAGGACCTCGCGATGGTCATCGCGCTGGTCGCCATTCCCGTGATCGCCGCGGACGGGGGTGGTTCGACGTCACTTGGCCGCGAGCTCCTGTGGACGCTCGTCAAGGTGTCCGCGTTCGTGGCGCTCATGATCATCGTCGGTCGCCGCGTGGTCCCGTGGATGCTGGCCAAGGTGGCCGCTACCGGATCACGGGAGCTCTTCACGCTCGGCGTGCTCGCCCTCGGCATCGGCGTTGCCGTGGGCGCCGCCTATCTGTTTGACGTCAGCTTCGCCCTGGGCGCGTTCTTCGCGGGGATGATCCTGAAGGAATCGGAGCTCGCCCACCGCGCGGCAAACGATTCGCTGCCCATGCGCGACGCGTTCGCGGTGCTCTTCTTCGTCTCGGTCGGCATGCTCTTCGACTGGCACATCCTCATCGAGCGCCCCCTCGCCGTGGTGGCCACGGTGCTGGTGATCGTTGTGGGCAAGTCCGTGGTGGCCTACGTGCTGGTCCGCGCCCTGCGGTACGCGCGCTCCATGGCGCTGGTGATCGCAGCCGCGCTCGCGCAGATCGGCGAGTTCTCCTTCATTCTCCTCACCATGGGCGAAGACCTGCACATCCTGGATCAGGAGGCGCAGTCGCTCGTTCTCGCAGGCGCGATCATCTCGATCGTCATGAACCCTGCGCTGTTCGCGTGGGCATCGCGCGCGTACCGGGCATCGCACGGGCCCGGCGTTGGCGAGGCCGGGGTTGCCAGCGTCGTTGTCGTTGGGTACGGCCGGGTAGGGGCCCGCGTGGCCGCGGGCCTGTGGGATTCCGAGGTCGACATCACGGTGATCGACGACGACGAGACGCGCATCCAGAAGATCCGCAGCGAGGGCCACGACGCCGTGCTCGGCAACGCGGTCCGCCAGGCCGTGCAGCGCGCCGCCGGCGTCGAGTCCGCGGAGGCGCTGATCTTGGCGATCCCCGATCCGCTCAACGCGGGCGCGATCATCGACACCGCCAAGGGGCTCAACCCCAACATCCTGGTGCTCGCCCGCGGGCTGCGGGATTCGGACGTCGAATACCTCACCGCCCATGGCGCCAACCGCGTCATTCTCGGGGTCCACGAGGTCGCAGACATCATGATCGACGCGGTCACGCCGGGCGGAGAATCAATAACGCAAGCATGA
- a CDS encoding HtaA domain-containing protein, with protein MASRLALSRPRAATALALIVLIVSTVMVAFPARAATEGSLSWGVKASFRAYVTGAGGTVTATGGASDNGTATTFPATASTIDSTYAGTASYGGALNFLYPLHGIDITLANPQVTITGPTSAVLTAESGGSRQQIVTIALGAPSVSDGLLTFSNATTTWTAAGSAVFGGNYAAGSTADPITFSFPVPAAPEPEPSVTPEPSVTPEPSVTPEPSVTPEPSVTPEPETPAGPTITVSKTADLVDGDVITLTGQNFLPNAPATTGTRPPLANKFAGAYVVLGNFDASWKPSAAAASSTRRVAVQKWAVGAADATSGDPYVAIDANGNFTATLTVSKGTVTNESGNWGVYTYSGSGATYSGFETFTPVTFKPLITVSKTADLADGDVLTITGKNFVPNGTATNGTRPPFASKFSGAYVVLGNFDATWKPSDNAASSTRRVAVQKWAVGAADATSGDPYVAIDANGSFSTQITVGKGTVTNETGNWGIYTYAGSGAIYAPFETYTPVTWNVEATPEPSVTPEPSTTPEPSVTPTPEPSVGQLDWAFLASWRSYITVVPPAGTISASAGAADNGTFTRFPNAEVTSTAVEFGGSVRWLKSAHGIDVTLIEPSVSQTGATVGQLNATVGGSDITVATLNLNGITGTLADGVVTFTDVPATLTAAGSAVFTYPAGTSLAPVTFSFPVLSSTELGGGFTLTHTDPPVDPEPVPSVTPEPNTPDTTTVIGRLTWGIDSSWRNYITGPIAQGAISVTGANYSGGAFTFVQKSGTVNVTTGSGTATYGGSVRFTGHHGALDLTFAQPSVRLTSSTTAALDLTVNGKRVTFATLNLAGGAKTTLDGAIRFSGVPATLTAAGAVAFEGYYAAGRSLDPVTVTFGSGSGAASGGGTKVVATANTSDDGTVTVPDEPAATTGIELDDDALAGLLAGEPVTITVDGFTPGSKVTVVIYSTPTVLGTVTADATGAASWTGSLPASLSGQHTLVFMSGDIAKGIVLTLPERSSIEGMCLVDPASLTWGFKESFLAYIDSTIANGTWTVDGVEDNAGVFTWSAGAGAVDPATGVGSVTFNGSVEFTGHDGALDTTIANPVVELNADGAYLVLNVSGVTQDGKSVSATGVRFAALDLAGVTPTIDGDTVTFTDVPATLTDEGSAAFGTYPSGEQLDPVTLTATGSDGCLAAGAAPTEQPTASAAPEPSAGPAEAGGVAQPSSGSSWVWWALTAIVVAAIAVTIVLARRRRDTMA; from the coding sequence GTGGCCTCGCGCCTTGCCCTGTCGCGCCCTCGCGCGGCTACTGCGCTCGCACTCATCGTCCTGATCGTCTCTACCGTCATGGTCGCCTTCCCGGCCCGTGCGGCCACGGAGGGCTCGCTCTCGTGGGGAGTCAAAGCGAGTTTCCGCGCCTACGTGACCGGAGCAGGCGGAACGGTGACGGCCACGGGCGGCGCCAGCGACAACGGCACGGCAACCACCTTCCCCGCCACCGCGTCGACCATTGACTCGACGTACGCCGGCACGGCGTCCTACGGCGGCGCCTTGAACTTCCTCTACCCGCTGCACGGCATCGACATCACCCTTGCCAACCCGCAGGTCACCATCACCGGCCCCACGTCCGCGGTGCTCACCGCAGAGTCCGGCGGCTCCCGGCAGCAGATCGTCACCATCGCGCTTGGCGCCCCCTCGGTGTCCGACGGCCTCCTCACCTTCTCGAACGCGACCACCACGTGGACCGCGGCCGGCTCCGCAGTGTTCGGCGGCAACTATGCGGCCGGAAGCACCGCCGATCCCATCACCTTCTCCTTCCCCGTCCCCGCGGCTCCGGAGCCAGAGCCGTCGGTGACGCCTGAGCCGTCTGTAACCCCTGAGCCGTCGGTGACCCCTGAGCCGTCGGTGACGCCTGAGCCATCTGTGACCCCTGAGCCGGAGACCCCGGCCGGCCCCACGATCACGGTCTCGAAGACCGCCGACCTGGTGGATGGCGACGTCATCACGCTCACTGGCCAGAACTTCCTTCCCAACGCCCCCGCCACCACCGGCACCCGGCCTCCTCTCGCCAACAAGTTCGCCGGCGCATACGTGGTGCTTGGCAACTTCGACGCCAGCTGGAAGCCGTCCGCGGCCGCGGCCAGCTCCACGCGCAGGGTCGCCGTCCAGAAGTGGGCCGTTGGCGCGGCCGACGCAACGAGCGGCGACCCCTACGTCGCGATCGACGCGAACGGAAACTTCACCGCCACGCTCACCGTGTCCAAGGGCACGGTGACCAACGAGTCCGGCAACTGGGGCGTCTACACCTACTCCGGCTCCGGCGCCACGTACTCTGGCTTCGAGACCTTCACCCCCGTCACCTTCAAGCCCCTGATCACGGTCTCGAAGACCGCCGACCTGGCGGACGGCGACGTCCTCACCATCACCGGCAAGAACTTCGTGCCCAACGGCACCGCCACCAACGGCACCCGGCCTCCTTTCGCCAGCAAGTTCTCCGGCGCATACGTGGTGCTTGGCAACTTCGATGCCACCTGGAAGCCGTCCGACAATGCGGCCAGCTCCACGCGCAGGGTCGCCGTCCAGAAGTGGGCCGTCGGCGCGGCCGACGCAACAAGCGGCGACCCCTACGTCGCGATCGACGCGAACGGTTCCTTCAGCACGCAGATCACCGTTGGCAAGGGAACTGTCACCAATGAGACCGGCAACTGGGGCATCTATACGTACGCCGGATCGGGCGCGATCTATGCGCCCTTCGAGACGTACACCCCCGTGACGTGGAATGTGGAGGCGACCCCCGAGCCCTCCGTGACCCCCGAGCCCTCCACCACGCCGGAGCCGAGCGTCACGCCCACCCCCGAGCCCAGCGTCGGGCAGCTTGACTGGGCCTTCCTCGCCAGCTGGCGCAGCTACATCACGGTTGTCCCGCCCGCCGGCACCATCTCCGCCTCGGCGGGGGCGGCCGACAACGGCACGTTCACGCGCTTCCCGAACGCCGAGGTGACCTCCACCGCGGTCGAGTTCGGTGGCTCGGTCAGGTGGCTGAAGAGCGCCCACGGCATCGACGTCACACTCATCGAACCCTCCGTGAGCCAGACGGGCGCCACGGTCGGCCAGCTCAACGCAACGGTCGGGGGCAGCGACATCACCGTCGCGACCCTGAACCTCAACGGCATCACGGGCACGCTCGCCGACGGGGTGGTCACGTTCACCGACGTGCCCGCGACCCTCACCGCAGCCGGCTCCGCCGTCTTCACCTACCCGGCTGGCACCTCGCTCGCCCCCGTCACCTTCTCGTTCCCCGTGCTGAGCAGCACGGAGCTCGGCGGCGGCTTCACGCTCACGCACACGGACCCGCCGGTGGACCCGGAACCGGTGCCCTCCGTCACCCCGGAGCCGAACACCCCGGATACGACCACCGTCATTGGCCGCCTCACGTGGGGCATCGACTCCTCGTGGCGCAACTACATCACCGGCCCGATCGCGCAAGGCGCCATCTCGGTGACCGGCGCCAACTACTCCGGCGGCGCGTTCACCTTTGTGCAGAAGTCCGGCACGGTCAACGTCACGACGGGGTCCGGCACCGCGACCTATGGCGGCTCGGTCCGCTTCACGGGCCACCACGGCGCGCTCGACCTGACGTTCGCGCAGCCATCCGTGCGGCTCACGTCGAGCACCACGGCGGCGCTCGACCTCACCGTCAACGGCAAGCGCGTCACGTTCGCGACCCTCAACCTCGCGGGTGGCGCCAAGACGACGCTCGATGGCGCGATCCGCTTCTCCGGCGTGCCGGCCACCCTCACCGCCGCGGGCGCCGTGGCGTTCGAGGGCTACTACGCCGCCGGTCGCTCGCTCGACCCCGTCACGGTGACCTTCGGATCCGGCTCGGGCGCAGCGTCGGGCGGCGGCACCAAGGTGGTTGCCACGGCGAATACCAGCGACGATGGCACCGTCACCGTCCCGGACGAGCCCGCGGCCACCACCGGCATCGAACTCGACGATGACGCCCTTGCGGGCCTGCTCGCCGGCGAGCCCGTCACCATCACGGTCGACGGCTTCACTCCCGGCTCCAAGGTGACCGTGGTCATCTACTCCACGCCAACGGTGCTCGGAACGGTGACGGCCGACGCTACTGGCGCCGCCTCGTGGACCGGTTCCCTTCCCGCGTCGCTGAGCGGGCAGCACACGCTCGTGTTCATGAGCGGCGACATCGCTAAGGGCATCGTCCTCACCCTTCCGGAGCGCTCGTCCATCGAGGGCATGTGTCTCGTGGACCCGGCTTCGCTGACGTGGGGCTTCAAGGAGTCCTTCCTCGCCTACATCGACTCGACCATCGCGAACGGCACGTGGACCGTGGACGGTGTTGAGGACAACGCCGGCGTCTTCACGTGGTCCGCGGGCGCGGGGGCGGTTGACCCGGCAACGGGCGTCGGCTCCGTGACGTTCAACGGCTCTGTCGAGTTCACCGGCCACGACGGCGCTCTCGACACCACGATCGCCAACCCGGTCGTGGAGCTCAACGCCGACGGCGCCTACCTGGTGCTCAACGTCTCCGGCGTCACCCAGGACGGCAAGTCCGTCTCCGCGACCGGCGTACGCTTCGCCGCGCTCGATCTGGCGGGCGTCACTCCCACGATCGACGGCGACACCGTCACGTTCACCGACGTCCCCGCCACGCTCACGGACGAAGGGTCCGCGGCCTTCGGGACCTACCCCTCCGGCGAGCAGCTCGATCCCGTGACGCTCACGGCCACGGGTTCGGACGGCTGCCTAGCCGCCGGTGCGGCTCCCACGGAGCAGCCAACAGCGTCGGCCGCCCCTGAGCCGTCTGCCGGCCCCGCCGAAGCGGGAGGCGTCGCGCAGCCCAGCAGCGGCTCCTCGTGGGTCTGGTGGGCTCTCACCGCAATCGTGGTCGCGGCCATTGCCGTGACCATCGTGCTCGCTCGCCGGAGAAGGGACACGATGGCGTAG
- a CDS encoding heme ABC transporter ATP-binding protein, translating to MTNETTAPALAARGASFSVGQAKLVDDVTLEVRHGELVALVGPNGAGKSTLLSLLTGEREPSEGATELEGLPLAHWPHRELARRRAVLTQDNHVAFTFRVSDVVEMGRAPWRGTESDAEDEQAIADAMVRSDVTHLADRVFSSLSGGERARASLARVLAQRASIVLLDEPTAALDLRHQEDVLGLARELSRGGAAVVVVVHDLSLAAAYADRVAVMDRGRLVAVGAPREVLTAELVSRVYAAPVRILDDPVTGNPIIVPERS from the coding sequence GTGACCAACGAGACCACGGCCCCAGCCCTCGCCGCGCGCGGGGCCAGCTTCAGCGTCGGGCAGGCGAAGCTCGTCGACGACGTCACGCTCGAGGTGCGCCACGGCGAACTGGTTGCGCTGGTGGGCCCAAACGGCGCCGGCAAGTCCACGCTGCTGAGCCTGTTGACGGGCGAGCGCGAGCCCTCAGAGGGCGCCACCGAGCTCGAGGGACTGCCGCTTGCGCACTGGCCGCACCGGGAGCTTGCACGGCGCCGCGCGGTTCTCACCCAGGACAATCATGTGGCCTTCACGTTCCGCGTGAGCGACGTCGTTGAGATGGGCCGCGCGCCCTGGCGGGGCACCGAGTCGGACGCCGAGGACGAGCAGGCGATCGCGGATGCCATGGTGCGCTCCGACGTGACGCACCTGGCAGACCGCGTGTTCAGTTCGCTCAGCGGGGGAGAGCGCGCTCGGGCTTCGCTCGCGCGCGTGCTCGCACAGCGGGCGAGCATCGTGCTTCTTGACGAGCCCACGGCCGCCCTGGATCTGCGTCACCAGGAGGATGTCCTTGGCCTCGCGCGGGAGCTCTCGAGGGGCGGTGCTGCCGTCGTCGTGGTCGTTCACGACCTGTCGCTCGCGGCGGCGTATGCGGACCGGGTGGCGGTGATGGACCGCGGCCGCCTGGTCGCCGTGGGGGCGCCGCGGGAGGTGCTGACCGCGGAGCTCGTCTCACGCGTATACGCGGCTCCCGTGCGGATCCTCGACGACCCCGTCACGGGCAACCCGATCATCGTCCCCGAGCGGTCCTAA
- a CDS encoding iron ABC transporter permease, translated as MAGRGRRFAWTIAVLGLLLVVGVVVSAAIGQFPVAVTEVIGSVLNRLGLHTSWAPVEELTNQALWQIRFPRIAMAVLVGATLAVAGCVMQAIFGNPLAEPGVVGVSSGAALGAALAIVTGVTLAGAAGVALFAFVGGVAATLLVYATARANGRTEVVTLLLTGIAINAFAGAGLALMIFMADTASREQIIFWQLGSLNGTRWSEVTVVAVLGVAGAAVAFANGRRYDLLALGERTASHLGVRVERLRILSIVVVAVLTGAAVAYVGIIAFVGLVVPHALRMVMGPGHRALLPASALGGAVLLVFADVIARTAVAGAELPIGLITSLIGGPFFFVLLRRARSSQGGWA; from the coding sequence ATGGCTGGACGCGGGCGCCGCTTCGCGTGGACGATCGCCGTGCTCGGCCTCTTGCTGGTGGTCGGTGTGGTCGTGTCCGCGGCGATCGGCCAATTCCCCGTGGCCGTGACCGAGGTGATCGGCTCCGTGCTGAATCGACTCGGCCTGCACACGAGCTGGGCGCCGGTCGAGGAGCTGACGAACCAGGCCCTGTGGCAGATCCGCTTCCCGCGCATCGCGATGGCCGTGCTCGTTGGTGCCACCCTGGCGGTCGCCGGCTGTGTGATGCAGGCGATCTTCGGCAACCCGCTTGCCGAGCCGGGAGTGGTGGGAGTCTCAAGCGGAGCCGCCCTCGGCGCCGCCCTCGCGATCGTGACCGGCGTGACGCTCGCGGGCGCCGCCGGGGTCGCGCTCTTCGCGTTCGTGGGCGGCGTCGCCGCCACGCTGCTCGTGTACGCGACGGCCAGGGCCAACGGCCGCACCGAGGTCGTGACGCTGCTGCTCACCGGCATCGCGATCAACGCGTTCGCGGGAGCCGGGCTCGCGCTCATGATCTTCATGGCGGACACCGCCAGCCGGGAGCAGATCATCTTCTGGCAGCTCGGCTCGCTCAACGGCACCAGATGGAGTGAGGTGACCGTGGTCGCGGTCCTTGGTGTCGCGGGCGCCGCGGTCGCCTTCGCGAACGGCCGACGCTACGACCTCCTCGCGCTCGGTGAGCGCACGGCCTCGCACCTCGGGGTGCGCGTGGAGCGACTGCGGATCCTGTCGATCGTCGTCGTCGCGGTACTCACCGGCGCGGCCGTGGCCTACGTGGGCATCATCGCGTTCGTGGGACTCGTGGTGCCGCACGCGCTGCGCATGGTCATGGGTCCGGGCCACCGCGCCCTGCTTCCCGCGAGCGCGCTCGGCGGCGCCGTGCTGCTCGTCTTCGCGGACGTCATCGCCCGCACCGCGGTCGCGGGCGCCGAACTCCCCATCGGCCTGATCACCTCGCTCATCGGCGGGCCGTTCTTCTTCGTCTTGCTGCGCCGCGCGCGCTCGAGCCAAGGCGGCTGGGCGTGA
- a CDS encoding ABC transporter substrate-binding protein, which translates to MRRLAALSLLAALTLSACGVQMTPASREPGGVAAPSETAQSVTPLDQLDVLADPATYQGSSTATLHIEGLAAPASAPSQALPVTVTSHDRSGDRQVTVTDASRVVAIDIAGSIADTIWALGLSDALVGHDVAASYPGSELTPVITGNGHSVNAESVLELKPTLVITDGSVGPTSAIDQLRDAGVTVVYVENVSSFDGAAQLARDVSQVLGAPDAGETVAASLAKQVDEVRAQVAAIAPAKPLRMVFLYLRGSASVYYVFGEESGADQLIEALGGLDAAGEAGIKGSQPLTDEAMLSTDPDVILVMTDGLSSVGGVDGLLADFPAIALTTAGENRRVVDMADTQILSFGPRSAAVIDGLARAIYAPGS; encoded by the coding sequence GTGAGGCGTCTGGCAGCGCTTTCGCTTCTTGCGGCGCTGACGCTCAGCGCCTGCGGGGTGCAGATGACCCCGGCGAGCCGCGAACCCGGTGGGGTGGCGGCGCCTTCGGAGACCGCGCAGTCGGTCACGCCCCTCGACCAACTGGACGTGCTCGCGGATCCGGCCACCTACCAGGGGTCTTCGACCGCAACGCTGCACATCGAGGGGCTCGCCGCACCGGCGTCGGCCCCCTCCCAGGCGCTGCCGGTGACGGTCACGAGCCACGACCGCTCTGGCGACCGGCAGGTCACCGTGACCGACGCGAGCCGCGTGGTCGCGATCGACATCGCCGGTTCGATCGCGGACACGATCTGGGCGCTTGGGCTGTCGGACGCGCTGGTGGGCCACGACGTGGCGGCGAGCTACCCGGGCAGCGAGCTCACGCCCGTCATCACCGGCAACGGGCACTCGGTCAACGCCGAGTCGGTGCTCGAGCTCAAGCCGACCCTCGTGATCACTGATGGCAGCGTCGGCCCTACGAGCGCCATCGACCAGCTGCGAGACGCCGGCGTGACCGTTGTCTACGTGGAGAACGTCTCGAGCTTCGACGGCGCGGCGCAGCTCGCGCGCGACGTCTCGCAGGTGCTTGGCGCGCCCGACGCTGGGGAGACGGTGGCGGCCTCGCTCGCCAAGCAGGTGGACGAGGTTCGCGCGCAGGTCGCGGCGATCGCGCCCGCGAAGCCGCTGCGCATGGTGTTCCTGTATCTGCGCGGCAGCGCGAGCGTGTATTACGTGTTCGGCGAGGAGTCAGGGGCAGATCAGCTCATCGAGGCGCTCGGCGGGCTGGACGCCGCCGGTGAGGCCGGAATCAAGGGTTCGCAGCCGCTCACGGACGAGGCGATGCTCTCGACCGACCCAGACGTCATCCTCGTGATGACCGACGGCCTCTCGAGCGTTGGCGGCGTCGACGGCCTGCTTGCGGACTTCCCGGCCATCGCGCTCACGACCGCGGGCGAGAACCGCCGGGTGGTGGACATGGCCGACACCCAGATTCTCTCGTTCGGCCCGCGCTCGGCGGCGGTGATCGACGGCCTCGCGCGGGCGATCTACGCGCCGGGATCTTGA
- a CDS encoding biliverdin-producing heme oxygenase, producing the protein MTVTDVDTGLAARLREATTPEHRDTESRGFITRLMGGELNLAAYTDYLAQYAYVYEALEAREPLPTDPAFVTDPGLARMASIESDLANLGAGDYRITRPALPATAEYVAHLASLDRSDLPRYVAHHYTRYLGDLSGGQAIAKLVARHYGATADQLAFYRFETIDSPVRFKRAYREGLDALGFDETEAQVLFAEAKRAFVFNGAIFEALGASTAQ; encoded by the coding sequence ATGACCGTGACCGACGTTGACACCGGCCTTGCCGCGCGCCTGCGCGAAGCCACCACGCCAGAGCACCGCGACACCGAGTCCCGCGGGTTCATCACTCGCCTGATGGGCGGGGAGCTGAACCTCGCCGCGTATACCGATTACCTGGCGCAATACGCCTACGTGTACGAGGCACTCGAGGCGCGCGAGCCGCTCCCGACCGACCCCGCCTTCGTCACCGATCCCGGACTCGCACGCATGGCGTCGATCGAGAGCGACCTCGCGAACCTGGGGGCCGGGGACTACCGCATCACCCGCCCCGCACTGCCCGCGACCGCGGAGTACGTGGCTCACCTCGCCTCGCTCGATCGCAGCGACCTGCCGCGCTACGTGGCCCACCACTACACGCGGTACCTGGGTGACCTCAGCGGTGGCCAGGCCATCGCGAAGCTCGTCGCGCGCCACTACGGCGCCACCGCAGATCAGCTGGCCTTCTACCGCTTCGAGACCATCGACAGCCCCGTGCGCTTCAAGCGCGCTTACCGCGAGGGCCTCGACGCTCTCGGCTTCGACGAGACCGAAGCCCAGGTGCTGTTCGCCGAGGCCAAGCGCGCATTCGTCTTCAACGGCGCGATCTTCGAGGCACTCGGGGCCTCGACCGCTCAGTGA